The Campylobacter sp. RM10537 genome has a segment encoding these proteins:
- a CDS encoding response regulator transcription factor: protein MINVLMIEDDPDFAQLLSEYLAQFNIKITNFQTPKEALNMGMQGYDCLILDLTLPGIDGLEVCREIRQKNNIPIIISSARGDLSDKVVGLQIGADDYLPKPYDPKEMYARITSLIRRTKRVETSSNENINSAFKIDERRHEISYNDKVLTLTPAEYEILEYLIQQHSYSVSREQLVNRCKNLKDKDSKSLDVIIGRLRTKINDSSKSPKHIFSVRGIGYKLIG from the coding sequence ATGATTAATGTATTAATGATAGAAGATGATCCTGATTTTGCACAACTTTTATCCGAATATCTAGCTCAATTTAACATAAAAATTACAAATTTTCAAACACCTAAAGAGGCTTTAAATATGGGGATGCAAGGCTATGATTGTTTGATTTTAGACTTAACTTTACCTGGGATAGATGGACTTGAAGTCTGTAGAGAAATCAGACAAAAAAACAATATCCCTATTATCATTTCTTCAGCAAGAGGAGATCTTAGCGATAAGGTTGTGGGGCTTCAAATCGGTGCAGATGATTATCTTCCTAAGCCTTATGATCCTAAAGAAATGTATGCAAGAATCACAAGTCTTATTCGTCGCACAAAGAGAGTTGAAACTTCTAGTAATGAAAACATCAATTCTGCCTTTAAAATAGATGAAAGAAGACATGAAATCAGCTATAATGATAAAGTTTTAACTCTAACTCCAGCTGAATATGAAATTTTAGAATATCTTATTCAACAACACAGCTATAGTGTATCTAGAGAGCAACTTGTTAATCGTTGTAAAAATCTTAAAGATAAAGATTCTAAAAGTTTAGATGTAATTATTGGTCGATTAAGAACTAAAATAAATGATAGTTCTAAATCTCCAAAACATATTTTTTCTGTTAGGGGAATAGGATATAAACTTATAGGATGA
- a CDS encoding major outer membrane protein, with protein sequence MKLVKLSLVAALTASAFSVASATPVEEAIKNIDVSGVLRYRYESGSFDKKFKSDRDFLIQDRQAHKYRAQVNFSAAIADNFKAFVQFDYAATDGGYGVQETQNDKKGFAVRQLYLTYTNEDVATSVIAGKQQLNTIWTDNEIDGLVGTGVKVVNNSIDGLTLAAFAVDSFMTSEQSNAVIDNGKVKYYTGDMGGFLTNIAGDSIGNMYGAAAVGSYETLGGQLNPQLWLAYWDKVGFFYALDGAYSTTIFDGINWTLEGTYLGNSLDNETKNGAGNGNFFALKGSIELNGWDASLGGLYYGDKNKATMTTIEDQGNLGSVLAGQEIFYTEGSNLNGDLGRNIFGYVTAGYTFNETVRVGGDFVYGGTKTDDHTGGKKLEAVARVDYKYSPKLDFSAFYSYVNIDADKNGKSDHNAVRLQALYKF encoded by the coding sequence ATGAAACTAGTTAAACTTAGTTTAGTTGCAGCTCTTACTGCAAGTGCTTTTTCTGTAGCTAGTGCTACTCCAGTAGAAGAAGCTATCAAAAATATCGATGTATCTGGAGTATTAAGATATAGATATGAATCAGGTTCTTTTGATAAAAAATTTAAAAGCGATAGAGATTTCTTAATACAAGATCGCCAAGCACACAAATACAGAGCTCAAGTTAATTTCAGCGCTGCTATAGCTGATAATTTTAAAGCTTTTGTTCAATTTGATTATGCTGCTACTGATGGTGGATACGGAGTTCAAGAAACTCAAAATGATAAAAAAGGTTTTGCAGTTCGCCAATTATATTTAACTTATACAAATGAAGATGTAGCTACAAGCGTAATTGCTGGTAAACAACAACTTAACACTATCTGGACTGACAATGAAATCGATGGTTTAGTTGGAACAGGTGTTAAAGTAGTAAATAATAGCATCGATGGTTTAACTCTAGCTGCTTTTGCTGTAGATAGCTTTATGACAAGCGAACAATCAAATGCTGTGATAGACAATGGTAAAGTTAAATATTATACAGGAGATATGGGCGGATTCCTGACCAATATCGCTGGTGATTCAATCGGCAATATGTATGGTGCTGCTGCTGTAGGTTCTTATGAAACTCTTGGCGGTCAACTTAATCCACAATTATGGTTAGCTTACTGGGATAAAGTAGGTTTCTTCTATGCTTTAGACGGAGCTTATAGTACAACTATTTTTGATGGCATCAACTGGACACTTGAAGGTACTTATTTAGGAAACTCTTTAGATAACGAAACTAAAAACGGAGCTGGAAATGGTAATTTCTTTGCTTTAAAAGGTAGCATTGAATTAAATGGTTGGGATGCTAGCCTTGGTGGTTTATACTACGGTGATAAAAATAAAGCAACTATGACTACAATTGAAGATCAAGGAAATCTTGGATCTGTATTAGCTGGTCAAGAAATTTTCTATACTGAAGGATCAAATCTTAATGGTGATCTTGGTAGAAATATCTTCGGTTATGTAACAGCTGGTTACACTTTCAACGAAACAGTTCGCGTAGGTGGTGATTTCGTATATGGTGGAACTAAAACAGATGATCACACAGGTGGTAAAAAATTAGAAGCAGTTGCAAGAGTAGATTATAAATATTCTCCAAAACTTGACTTCTCAGCATTCTATTCTTATGTAAATATAGATGCAGATAAAAATGGTAAAAGTGATCACAACGCTGTGAGACTTCAAGCTCTTTACAAATTCTAA
- the dnaJ gene encoding molecular chaperone DnaJ has translation MELDYYEILEITRNADKDGIKKAYRKMALKYHPDRNQGDKEAENKFKLVNEAYEVLSDDEKRAIYDRYGKDGLKGGSFGSTSGFGGFDDLGDIFSSFFGDSFSKRQKKTSDEKFASDLIVNLRLNFKEAVFGCKKNIDFAYKNSCKTCQGTGSKDGKLQTCPKCKGSGQVGISQGFITFAQTCPECQGSGESIREKCNDCKGKGYEEIKDQVEINIPEGIDSGMNLRVNSKGNMIKSGSRGDLYVKIIVDEDRTFIRDENDIYIEYPVFFTQAILGQSVKVPTIRGEAVLNLPKGAKDGQRFVLEKEGVKDVHSSYIGNQIVQISIKFPHSLNDEQKELLEKLSESFGIKDGMHQEQKGFFEKIADWFKS, from the coding sequence ATGGAATTAGATTATTATGAGATTTTAGAAATTACACGAAATGCCGACAAAGACGGAATAAAAAAGGCTTATAGAAAAATGGCTTTGAAATATCATCCAGATAGAAATCAAGGAGATAAAGAAGCTGAAAATAAATTTAAATTAGTTAATGAAGCTTATGAAGTTTTAAGTGATGATGAAAAACGTGCTATCTATGATAGATATGGTAAGGATGGGTTAAAAGGGGGAAGCTTTGGAAGCACTTCTGGTTTTGGGGGTTTTGATGACTTAGGAGATATTTTTTCTAGCTTTTTTGGAGATAGTTTTTCAAAACGTCAAAAAAAAACAAGTGATGAAAAATTTGCAAGCGATTTAATTGTTAATTTAAGATTAAATTTTAAAGAAGCTGTATTTGGATGTAAAAAGAATATAGATTTTGCTTATAAAAATTCTTGTAAAACTTGTCAGGGAACAGGATCTAAAGATGGAAAACTTCAAACTTGTCCTAAATGTAAGGGAAGTGGACAGGTAGGAATTTCTCAAGGATTTATAACTTTTGCGCAAACTTGTCCAGAGTGTCAAGGTAGTGGAGAAAGCATCCGTGAAAAATGTAATGATTGCAAGGGTAAAGGTTATGAAGAAATTAAAGATCAGGTTGAAATTAATATTCCAGAAGGCATAGATAGCGGAATGAATTTAAGAGTTAATTCTAAAGGAAATATGATCAAAAGTGGGTCTAGAGGAGATTTATATGTTAAAATTATTGTTGATGAGGATAGAACCTTTATAAGGGATGAGAATGATATATATATAGAATATCCAGTATTTTTTACTCAAGCCATTTTAGGCCAGAGTGTCAAAGTTCCTACTATACGAGGAGAAGCGGTTTTAAATTTACCTAAAGGTGCTAAAGATGGTCAAAGATTTGTTCTTGAGAAAGAAGGAGTAAAAGATGTGCATAGCTCTTACATAGGTAATCAAATTGTCCAAATTTCTATTAAATTTCCCCATTCTTTAAATGATGAGCAAAAAGAACTTTTAGAAAAACTTAGTGAAAGTTTTGGAATTAAAGATGGTATGCATCAAGAGCAAAAAGGATTTTTTGAAAAAATAGCTGATTGGTTTAAATCTTAA